In Bythopirellula goksoeyrii, a single window of DNA contains:
- a CDS encoding GNAT family N-acetyltransferase — translation MPTPNLHIRPGTPDDAELLFSLISELAEYEKLSHEVVATPASLQKSLFAPDAATKFMIAEWDDQPVGFALYFTTYSTFLAKEGIYLEDVYVQPSYRGRGIGKQLLAEVARITVQREGGRLEWSVLDWNAPAIEFYDSLGAKPQGEWIRYRIVDEELAALAASHEHADG, via the coding sequence ATGCCAACTCCAAACCTCCATATCCGCCCCGGCACTCCTGACGATGCCGAACTACTTTTCTCGCTGATCTCTGAATTGGCAGAGTACGAAAAACTCTCGCACGAAGTTGTAGCAACACCAGCCAGCTTGCAGAAATCGCTGTTCGCTCCCGATGCGGCGACCAAATTCATGATCGCCGAGTGGGACGATCAACCGGTGGGCTTTGCTCTGTACTTCACCACGTATTCCACTTTCCTCGCGAAAGAGGGGATCTATTTGGAAGACGTCTACGTGCAACCCTCTTATCGTGGTCGGGGGATTGGCAAGCAGTTACTCGCCGAGGTGGCTCGGATAACGGTCCAGCGAGAAGGGGGCCGGCTAGAGTGGTCGGTTCTCGACTGGAACGCGCCGGCGATCGAGTTCTACGACTCTCTGGGCGCCAAACCGCAAGGCGAGTGGATTCGCTACCGCATCGTCGACGAGGAACTCGCAGCGTTGGCCGCCAGCCACGAGCATGCCGATGGTTAG
- a CDS encoding penicillin acylase family protein, giving the protein MVSNWQLYAAPLLLFMGWHVLGSATFATEKASPSLNSRALAAEVTIHRDQYGVPHIIGATDESVIFGYGYAQAEDYFWQLEDSYILALGRYSEVVGPKGLNSDLLNRSFEIVRSSERDFAALDAVSQSLYSAFVAGINFYLEQHPEVRPRLIRHFEPWHVLAYYRHIALELTFRFTGLSDDYMPRRNPQIWAATGSNGWALSGSRTNSGNPLLLANPHMPWFGFAQMFEAHLMCDGSGGGEPWNFTGAGFYGSPVLAMGHNDRLGWTLVTNQPDIADTWRIRFSDPDNPLAYEYDGDWRQAEEWQDTIRVRKSRGWENRQFTFRKTHHGPIVATEEETPSGGRTMLAAQIAGLFEVVPLRQSLRMIKSRNLADFRSALASLQVLYMNVLYADCDGNTWFVYTGRVPRRNPAFDWTQPVEGSDPATEWLGNHGLDELPQVLNPGAGFLQNCNSTPFEVTDGHNPDRAEFPAYMVGDADRRTRRSLRSLEMLRGMSNVTFEEWQQAAFDTEVYWARHELPQFAHHLEQLSHDNSQLAKRVQPYLDHLLAWDARITADSTAASLCHEWYEQLYGITYPGEEMRSLYQDKPAKQLEALARAADRLQSLHGTWQVPYGELYRIQRPPQIGDLTDARFEDLAPSLTSLGGHGPMGVIFTQYYTPSLQIPWVISQRKRYGIVGTSYMAAWDFTPEGVRGASLVPFGTSGDPDSPHYFDQAELLSGQRMKPELFTKDEVRKAAAYSYHPGEDY; this is encoded by the coding sequence ATGGTTAGCAACTGGCAACTCTACGCTGCTCCCTTGTTGCTCTTCATGGGGTGGCATGTTCTTGGCTCGGCAACATTTGCCACAGAGAAAGCATCACCTAGCCTCAACTCTCGCGCGCTTGCCGCCGAAGTCACTATCCACCGCGACCAGTATGGCGTGCCACACATTATCGGTGCGACCGACGAGAGCGTGATCTTCGGCTACGGCTACGCCCAGGCGGAGGACTACTTCTGGCAGCTTGAAGATTCCTACATTCTCGCCTTGGGACGCTATTCAGAAGTGGTCGGCCCCAAAGGGCTCAACTCGGATCTGCTGAATCGCAGTTTTGAAATTGTCCGATCCAGTGAGCGAGATTTCGCAGCGCTCGATGCCGTCTCGCAGAGTTTATATTCGGCATTCGTCGCGGGAATCAATTTCTATCTTGAGCAACATCCCGAAGTTCGACCGCGACTGATTCGGCATTTCGAGCCGTGGCACGTGCTGGCTTACTATCGGCACATCGCGTTGGAGCTGACATTCCGGTTCACGGGCCTATCCGATGATTACATGCCGCGCCGCAATCCGCAGATCTGGGCGGCCACCGGCTCGAATGGTTGGGCGTTAAGTGGCAGCCGTACGAACTCAGGAAACCCTCTCCTGCTGGCCAATCCCCACATGCCGTGGTTCGGGTTCGCGCAAATGTTCGAAGCTCATCTTATGTGCGATGGCTCGGGTGGCGGTGAGCCTTGGAACTTTACCGGTGCCGGCTTTTACGGCAGTCCTGTATTGGCCATGGGCCACAACGATCGCCTCGGCTGGACTTTGGTCACCAATCAACCCGATATAGCCGACACCTGGCGAATTCGCTTCTCAGATCCAGACAACCCGCTAGCCTACGAATATGATGGCGACTGGCGTCAAGCCGAAGAGTGGCAAGACACGATCCGCGTACGCAAATCGCGCGGCTGGGAGAACCGTCAATTCACCTTCCGCAAGACCCACCACGGCCCCATCGTCGCAACAGAAGAAGAAACCCCCAGCGGTGGGCGAACCATGCTTGCCGCCCAGATCGCCGGGCTTTTTGAAGTGGTCCCCCTGCGGCAGTCGCTGCGAATGATCAAGTCGCGCAATCTGGCCGACTTCCGCAGTGCCTTGGCATCTTTGCAGGTTCTCTACATGAACGTGCTGTATGCCGACTGCGACGGCAATACATGGTTTGTCTACACAGGTCGCGTGCCGCGTCGCAATCCCGCTTTCGATTGGACGCAGCCAGTCGAGGGAAGTGACCCAGCCACCGAGTGGCTCGGCAACCATGGACTGGATGAACTGCCCCAGGTTCTCAATCCGGGAGCCGGCTTCTTGCAAAATTGCAACTCGACTCCTTTTGAAGTAACCGACGGTCACAACCCCGATCGCGCGGAGTTTCCCGCCTACATGGTCGGCGATGCCGACCGTCGAACGCGCCGATCGCTGCGTTCTTTGGAGATGCTGCGCGGCATGAGCAATGTCACATTCGAAGAGTGGCAACAGGCCGCCTTCGACACCGAAGTCTATTGGGCCCGGCATGAACTTCCCCAGTTCGCGCATCACTTGGAGCAACTATCCCACGACAACTCGCAGCTTGCCAAACGTGTGCAACCCTACCTCGATCACCTGTTGGCTTGGGACGCACGCATCACCGCCGATTCGACCGCTGCTTCGCTCTGTCACGAATGGTACGAACAGCTCTACGGCATCACCTACCCGGGCGAAGAAATGCGTTCGCTCTATCAGGACAAGCCCGCGAAGCAACTCGAAGCCCTCGCCCGCGCGGCGGACCGCTTACAGAGTCTGCATGGCACCTGGCAAGTTCCCTACGGCGAACTCTATCGCATCCAACGCCCGCCTCAGATCGGCGATCTCACCGATGCTCGATTCGAAGACCTGGCCCCCAGTCTTACCTCCCTCGGGGGCCACGGCCCAATGGGCGTCATCTTCACTCAGTACTACACACCCAGCCTGCAAATCCCCTGGGTCATCTCCCAGCGCAAACGTTACGGCATCGTCGGTACCTCGTACATGGCCGCCTGGGATTTCACGCCCGAAGGTGTCCGCGGCGCAAGTCTCGTCCCCTTCGGCACCAGCGGTGATCCTGATTCGCCCCACTACTTCGACCAGGCGGAGTTGCTCTCCGGGCAGCGAATGAAACCCGAGCTGTTTACTAAAGATGAAGTGCGAAAAGCCGCCGCATATAGCTACCACCCCGGCGAAGATTACTAA
- a CDS encoding phosphoadenylyl-sulfate reductase encodes MAELAAASARLESASPEEIISWAHDRFAPYLTMATAFGPEGCVILSMLAKVAPETYVFNLDTGYQFQQTLDLRDRIAEKYGIEVDMLQPELSVPEYEALHGGPLYKTNPNQCCFDRKIKVLRQAAQGKHAWMSGIRRDQSADRAQAAIIGWDKKFNLVKVSPLANFTKKDVWNRILAEDVPYNPLHDQGYPSVGCWPCTRAVTDGETDERAGRWSGTGKTECGLHTIQESEGSGI; translated from the coding sequence ATGGCCGAACTAGCCGCTGCCAGTGCTCGATTGGAGTCGGCCTCTCCCGAGGAGATCATCTCCTGGGCTCACGATCGTTTTGCGCCTTACCTCACGATGGCCACCGCGTTTGGCCCCGAGGGGTGTGTGATTCTGTCGATGCTCGCCAAGGTGGCGCCGGAGACTTATGTCTTTAATCTCGACACCGGCTACCAGTTTCAGCAGACGCTCGACCTGCGAGATCGCATCGCGGAGAAGTATGGCATCGAGGTCGACATGCTCCAGCCTGAGTTGTCGGTTCCCGAATACGAGGCGTTGCACGGCGGGCCGCTCTACAAGACGAACCCCAATCAATGCTGCTTCGATCGCAAGATCAAAGTGTTGCGCCAAGCCGCCCAAGGCAAACACGCCTGGATGAGTGGCATCCGCCGCGACCAAAGTGCCGATCGGGCCCAAGCCGCGATCATCGGTTGGGATAAAAAGTTCAATCTCGTGAAGGTCAGCCCGCTGGCGAACTTTACGAAGAAAGACGTTTGGAATCGCATTCTCGCAGAGGACGTGCCTTACAATCCGCTGCACGACCAGGGTTACCCCAGCGTCGGTTGCTGGCCCTGCACCAGGGCTGTTACCGACGGCGAAACCGACGAACGTGCCGGCCGTTGGAGCGGCACCGGCAAAACCGAATGCGGCCTGCACACGATCCAAGAATCCGAAGGTAGTGGAATCTGA
- a CDS encoding RrF2 family transcriptional regulator: MNLSAKTEYACLAMLELAQHHASGEPVQLRLIAERHGIPAQFLVQILQQLKRAGLVNSTRGASGGYQLAQSPQEVTLADLLEVVEGSSDCTSSAANASPLAPVLLEVCAELTAIQRQRLEAITLADLLDRAAVEADPMWYI; the protein is encoded by the coding sequence ATGAACCTCAGCGCTAAAACTGAATATGCTTGCCTGGCCATGCTGGAGTTGGCCCAGCATCATGCCTCGGGCGAACCGGTGCAACTGCGGTTGATTGCCGAGCGCCATGGGATTCCCGCGCAATTCTTGGTGCAAATCCTCCAGCAACTTAAACGGGCCGGCTTGGTGAACAGCACCCGCGGGGCGAGTGGTGGCTATCAACTTGCCCAGTCACCCCAGGAAGTGACGCTGGCCGATTTGCTGGAAGTCGTGGAAGGGTCCAGCGACTGCACCAGTTCGGCAGCCAACGCATCGCCGTTGGCCCCCGTGCTGCTGGAGGTGTGCGCCGAGCTGACCGCTATCCAGCGCCAGCGACTCGAAGCCATCACGCTCGCCGATCTCTTGGACCGCGCCGCCGTCGAGGCCGATCCGATGTGGTATATCTGA
- a CDS encoding nucleotidyl transferase AbiEii/AbiGii toxin family protein: protein MTEKQFFDWQTSGGTDDVMRLVDCLERADIAWCAIGGVAVNHWAVEPMVTQDVDFVVTTDAMEKTVKLLEDAGFKSERFEWSIIFQGRSKISLQVSTEDFYQHFPSRSVPADVNGILMRVASLEDTLSGKIKAWRTTDRRQSKRIKDLADIARLVESHPHLWSDLAEDVKQQLQPPTEHK from the coding sequence ATGACGGAAAAACAATTTTTCGATTGGCAGACCTCCGGCGGTACCGACGATGTGATGCGGCTGGTGGATTGTCTGGAGCGCGCAGACATTGCCTGGTGCGCGATCGGCGGGGTGGCAGTCAACCATTGGGCTGTTGAGCCCATGGTGACTCAGGATGTTGATTTCGTTGTCACCACCGATGCGATGGAAAAAACTGTAAAGCTCTTGGAGGATGCGGGCTTCAAGTCGGAGCGATTTGAATGGTCGATCATTTTTCAAGGACGATCGAAGATCAGCCTCCAGGTGAGTACCGAGGATTTTTATCAACATTTTCCGTCGCGTTCTGTTCCTGCTGACGTAAACGGCATTCTCATGCGAGTCGCCTCTTTGGAGGATACCCTCAGTGGCAAAATCAAAGCGTGGCGGACAACCGACAGACGTCAAAGCAAGCGAATCAAGGACCTTGCCGACATTGCCCGCCTCGTTGAATCTCATCCGCATTTGTGGAGTGACTTAGCTGAAGACGTGAAACAGCAGTTGCAGCCACCCACAGAGCACAAGTGA